GTGTCAGATGGTTCAGGACATGATCACGAACATGGGAGAAGGTAATCCAGAGTTTACGAATTTGCCGCGTAAATTTAATATAGCGATCGCTGGTTGTCGCGATAATTCCGTCCACGCGGAACTCAACGACATTGGTTTCATCCCCGCCTACAAAAACGACACCATCGGTTTTAATGTCATCGTCGGCGGAATGTTTTCTCCCAAACGTTATGAAGCATCAGTTCCCCTCAATGCTTGGGTTCCTCCAGAAGATGTCGTGGCGATTTGCAGAGCGATTTTAGAAGTTTATCGCGAGCAAGGACTGAGGGCAAATCGCCAAAAGTCGCGGCTAATGTATCTAATTGATAAATTAGGAATTGAGAAGTTTCGCGAAGAAATAGAAAAACGATTTGCTCAAGTTGGCGGAACTCTGCCTCTACAACCTGCTGCTGAAAAAGAGGAATTCCTCTGGGATAAAAAAGACTACATCGGCGTTTATAAACAAAAGCAACCCGGATTAAACTTTGTGGGTTTGCATATACCCATCGGTCGGATGTATGCCCAGGATATGTTCGATTTAGCCCGCATGGCCGAAGTTTATGGAAGCGGAGAAATTAGATTTACAGTTGAACAAAATCTAATTATTCCCAACATACCCGACTCTCGCTTAGACGCATTTTTGAAAGAACCCCTCTTAGAGAGATTTGCAGTTAATCCAGAAAACTTAATGCGGGGACTTGTTTCTTGCACGGGCAGTCAATTCTGTGGCTTTGCAATGATAGAAACAAAAAACCGCGCCCTGGCTTTTATCAAAGCATTAGAAGCCGAACTAACGTTACCTCAGCCAATACGCATTCACTGGACTGGATGCCCTAATTCCTGCGCTCAACCGCAAGTTGCTGATATTGGCTTGATGGGTACAAAGGGACGCAAAAATGGCAAAGTCGTCGAAGCCGTAGACATCTGGATGGGTGGAAAAGTCGGTCACGAAGCAGAACTTGGTGCAAAGGTAATGAAAAGCATTCCCTGCGACGATCTCAAGCCAGTATTGCGAGACTTGCTAATAGAAAAATTTGGCGCAACACCCAAGCAGCCAGCAGTAGTCGTCGGGGCTATATCTTAACTCTTTCGGAATTACGAACTCTGAATTTATTCAGAATTCAAAATTATGAATTGTTTGAAGCTAACATCTCTAAAAAAATAGAGACGTATAGCACAGATTAGTGCGTGTAAATTTCTGGAGGAATGCCCTAGTGATTAAGGGATTACTGTCATTCAACGGTCGTTATCGCATCTTACATCTGTCTTGGTTTGCCTTTTTTCTGACATTTGTAAGTTGGTTTAACTTTGCTCCATTTGCTACAGCAATTGGCAGGGAATTAGCTCTCTCTGAGGGACAAATCAGAACCGTAGGCATCTGTAACATAGCATTGACGATTCCAGCGCGGATCGTCATTGGTATGCTTCTGGATCGTTTCGGGCCGAGGATTACGTTCACAGGTATATTGATTTATGCGCTCATCCCCTGTGTAATAACAGCAACCGCCAACGACTTCAATCAATTAGTTTGGGGTCGTTTGTTGATGGGTATTGTCGGCGGTGGTTTTGTTGTGGGCATTCGCATGGTATCGGAGTGGTTCCCACCCAAAGATATTGGTATTGCCCAAGGAATTTATGGCGGCTGGGGTAATTTCGGAGCAGCAGGCGCAGAGTTGGGATTGCCGCTTGTAGCGTTAGGAACTGCTTTTTTAGCTGGAGGCTTATCAAACTGGCGGGCTGCCATATTGTCGGCTGGAGTAATTTCCGCTATTTATGCCTTCATTTACTTTAATAACGTCCAAGATACACCCCCAGGAAAAGTTTACAAGCGACCCAAGAAAAGCGGTGGCATGGAAGTCACCAGCGTTAAGAGTTTTTGGGCTTATTGTTTGTCAAGTTTGGGGTTAATTTTGGCGTTGGGCTTATTGGCTTGGCGTTTGGCAGGGTCGAAAATTGCTTTCATAAACCAGACGCAAATGTATATAGTCTGGGGATTATTAGCCCTGCTTTATGCATATCAAACTTACCAAGCTTGGGTGGTGAATAGGGAGCTTTTAAGCGGACAAAAAACTTATTCTCCAGCGGAACGTTATGAGTTTGGTCAAGTTGCTTTGCTGGAATACGCTTATATAGTTAGCTTTGGTTCGGAGTTGGCTGTAGTTTCCATGCTTCCGGCTTTCTTTGAGAAAACTTACGAGTTACCTCACGAAACTGCTAGCATGATTGCCGCTAGTTATCCATTGTTAAACTTTATCTCTCGTCCTAGCGGTGGGTTGATATCCGACAAGCTGGGTAGTCGTAAGTGGACGTTAACGGCGCTAACGGCAGCTATCGGTTTGAGCTATTTGATGATGAGCCAGATTAAGGCGGGGTGGGCATTACCAGCAGCGATCGCGGTTTGTATGTTCTGCGCCTATTTTGTCCAAGCTGGATGCGGTGCAACCTTTGGGATGGCTCCTTTAATTAAGAAAGAAATAACAGGACAAATTGCTGGTAATGTCGGCGCTTACGGAAACTTTGGTGGTGTGGTTTTTCTGACTATTTTCAGCTTCACAAACGCGCCCACCCTGTTTCAAACAATGGGAATTTCAGCACTCATCTGCGCCAGCTTGTGTGCTTTCTTACTCAAAGAACCGAAAGGTTCCTTTGCCGAAAGCTATGCGGGTGAAGAAACAGCAAAGTCGGGCGTTCCTAAGCCGGTTCTTGTAGACGAAAAAGAACCAGCAGAAAGCTAATTTATTTTGGATTTTAGATTTTAGATTTTGGAGATACCGCTTTATTGGGGTAACTCCAAAATTAATCCATATATGGATTAAATCTAAATTATGCAATCCGAAAATCTCAATAATTGTGTTTTAGAAATTCCAACTAAGCAGCAAATTTTTACACTGTAAAATTTGCCCTTGGTGATTCATAGACTTTACATATATCCAAAGAAAATAAGTTTTCTGCCTTACAAAGGCTAAAACGGCTGTGTCAATCAAGGTGGATAATGACAAAAAATTAAACATAAGCTCAATCAAAAATACAAAATCTAAAATCAAAAATTGATATGACTGACTCAACTAGAACACTATGTCCTTACTGCGGCGTTGGCTGTGGTTTAGAAGTTATGCCCCCAGCGGAACCGGGGAAGGCGACTAATAGAGATAAGCAAGGAAATCTTCTGTGGAAAGTGAGGGGCGATCGCGCTCATACTTCAAGTCAAGGCATGGTTTGCGTCAAAGGAGCAACCATTGCCGAGTCTATCGATAAAAGCCGATTGCTACATCCAATGGTGCGAGACAATTTGAACGAACCATTCCGGCGAGTTAGCTGGGATGAAGCCTACTCTAAAATCGTTAATCGCATTCAAACAGTCCGTTACACTCAGGGAGTCGAAGCCCTGTGTATGTATGGTTCCGGTCAGTTTCAAACAGAAGATTACTACATCGCCCAGAAGTTGCTTAAAGGCTGCTTGGGAACTAACAATTTTGATTCTAATTCTCGCATGTGCATGGCTTCCGCGATCGCTGGCTACGTGCAAAGTTTTGGTTCCGATGGCCCCCCTTGCTGCTATGAAGATTTAGAATTAACCGACTGTGCCTTTATCATTGGCAGCAATGCAGCAGAATGTCACCCGATTGTTTTTAATCGCCTGCGGAAGCACCACAAACAAAACCGCAACGTCAAAATGATCGTCGTCGATCCGCGTAAGACAGCCACCGCCGAAGCAGCGGATTTGCATCTAGCTATTCGCCCCGGTACAGATATTGACTTGCTCAATGGTATGGCGCATTTACTAATGCGTTGGGGATACTTTGATAGCGTATTTATTGACGAATGTACAAATGACTTCGCCGCATTTGCTGATGTAATTAGGCACTATCCCCCAGAAATGGTGGCGCGGAAATGTGGCATTCGTGTAGATGAATTGGAGACAGCAGCGAGATACTGGGGGCAATCGAGCAAAGTTCTATCTCTTTGGTTGTTGGGGATGAACCAGTCAACCGAAGGTACTGCTAAAGTGCGAACTTTAATCAATTTGCACTTGATGACTGGCCAGATTGGTAAACCGGGAGCAGGGCCATTTTCCCTAACAGGTCAGCCAAACGCAATGGGGGGAAGGGAAACTGGCGGTAGTTGCCAACTTTTGCCTGGTTATCGCTTTATAAAAAATCCCCAAGATAGAGCAGAAATAGAGCAATTTTGGGGACTAAAACCAGGGCAAATTTCACCTTATGAGGGTCGGTTTGCTTGGGATATGATTACTGGTTTAGAAACAGGCGATGTGAGCTTTCTTTGGATTGCCGCAACTAATCCGGCGGCGAGTATGCCAGATTTGGAACGGACTAAAAAAGCGTTACTGCGATCGCCCTTTACTGTCTATCAAGACGCTTACTATCCAACGGAAACATCTGCATACGCGCACGTCTTGCTACCAGCGGCGCAGTGGGGTGAAAAAACTGGCGTAATGACCAACTCTGAGAGGGTGGCAACTTTGTGCCAAACTTTTCGCAAGCCACCAGGGGAAGCGAAGGCAGATTGGGAAATCTTTGCAGAAGTAGGCCGTCGCTTGGGTTTTGCAGACAAGTTTGCTTATGCTAACTCAGCCGAAGTTTATGCTGAATTTGTGCAATTAACGCGCGATCGCTTCTGCGACCAAAGCGGACTTAGCCACGACCTGCTACGAACCGAAGGTCCGCTTCAATGGCCTTACCCCGCACAGAAGCAAGACAAGTCTCACTCAATCCAAAATCCCATTCCCAGGCAGAGCCTGGGAACGAGCAAAACCCAAAATACGAAGCGGCTTTATACCGATTTGCGCTTTATGACGGCTGATGGACGTGCGAAGTTTGGTGCTTATCACTCGCGGGGATTAGCGGAACCACCAGATTCCGAGTATCCTTTGGTACTTACGACGGGCAGGTTATACGGACACTGGCACACTCAAACCCGCACTGGTCGGATAGACAAAATTCGCCAGATGCATCCCGAACCCTTGATAGAGATTCACCCCCGCGATGCTGAAAAGCTGGGAATTAAAGATGAAGAGTGGGTAGAGGTGCGATCGCGTCGGGGAATTGCTCGATTCAAGGCTCAAGTTACAGCCGCGATCGCCAAAGGCACTGTTTTTGTACCCATGCACTGGGGGGCGATCTGGGCAGAACAATCCGAAGCTAACGCCCTCACCCATCCTGAAGCTGACCCCTCTTCCCGACAACCAGAACTAAAAGCCTGCGCCGTTCAATTAGTGCCAATTGCTACCATCGCAACTCCCACAGTATCAAAAGTTTTGAGTTTTGAGTTTTGAGTTTTGAGTTGAAGTCTCCCATTCACCAGTTTTTGTAGAGACGCCGATTTATCGCGTCTCCCAGTCCCCTTGAAAGTTTTAAATTTTGAGTAGAATTCTCTAATTTAAAACTCAAAATTAAGAACTCAAAACTATTGCCCATTCCCAAGAAAATTACTCCGCTTCACCAATAACTGTAAACGCTGCCCAGTTTTTTGGTTGGGGGTTTTGTTTCATTGTGGCTAGCATCGCGTTTCGTAGTGCAGCCGATGCGTCGGGGTTTTGTTGGAGATTTTTATAAAACTCGGTCATCAAGTAGGCAGTGGGAGCATCTGGGACAGCCCACAGAGACACGATCGCAGTAGGTACGCCAGCGGAAATTAAAGCGCGAGATAGCCCGATGACGCCATCGCCTGTTATTCTGCCTCGTCCAGTGTTACAAGCGCTCAAGACAACTAAATCAGCATTTAGCTTTAAGTTGAGGAGTTCGCCAGCACTCAGCAAACCGTTATCTTTCCCTGATGGTGCCAGAGCGATCGCGCCCGGTACGCCGCCACCTGTAAAATCATCGAGTAACCCGTGAGTTGCCAGATGAATAATTCTGGCTTCAGGCATCTTTTGCAAGATAGCTGCTTTAGTTGCCCGATTGCCGATTATGGCTTTGGCGTTCAAGAGATTGGCGATCGCGATCGCTTCCTTCTCAGCACCAGGAAGTTGGTTTAATTGCTTCGGCGGTTGATTTAGCTTTACAGGAATCTTGGGCATAGTTGGATTGCCCACTACCAAAACATCCTTGCCTTGTACAGACGGCAATTTAGCGCGTCTTTGCCGCTGCTTGTGCGTTAAGTCCAACACCTGAATAGAAGGCGCGGTCAAAATCGTATGTTTTTCGATTAAATATTTCTCGTTGCTATCTTGCAAACCTGCGAAGGGAACCATAAACAAAGATTCTTGCGGTATAAATATAACCTTCGCATTCGCATCTTTTGGCAACAGTTCGGCAATCGGTTGGATCAGCAGTTGATGTAGTTGCTTTAACTCCCGGTTGTTGTTTCTACCAGTTTTAACCCATGCACGCACCTTTTCGCCGCGTCCGTTCGCGCCTATAGCTAAACGGGTGTTGGCAACTATATCTGAAAGTGTAGTCTTCTGCCGCTGCCACAGGGGTTTTAAGTCAACCTTCTTAAATGCAACTTCACCTGTCGGCTGGACTACCCAAATATATAATTCTGATTCGTTGATTTGGCGCTTATTTTGAACGTCGAAAGCATTGCGAATAATCGAATATTCAACAAGCGTGGCATTCTGTTCTTTGGCAATTGACTTGAGTGGTTCAATTGTCGGTGGATTTGTAGACACGCGGTTAATCGCGTCTGCTGTGCTAACTCTCGAAGCCAACAACTCTACAAAAGCGCGTGCCCTCCCTCGTTCTGCAATTTCTAACGCAGCATCGGTTTTATTCTGAGCAATCAAAACTTCTTGCAGCGTGCTATAAGTAGTAGCTTGAGTTTCAAATATTGAGACTTTATTCGCATCGTTGCTACCTAAGCCATCGCGTAAAGATTCCCAAACTTTAATCGCCGCGAGTAGGTTTTTTTCTGCTTCTACAAGTTCGCCTGATTTAAACAGCGCATCGCCTAAATTGTTCAGCGCGTGACCTTCTCCCGGACGATCTTGCAATTGCCGCGCTATGCTCAAGTGTTGTTTGTGGTAATCGGCGGAGCGTGCAAAATCTTTTAAGCCATAGTAAGCTAATCCCAAATTGCCCAGCGATCGCCCTTCTCCGATTTTGTCTTGCGATGCTTTGGCGATGGTCAAATATTGCTGGTGGTATTCAATTGCTTTGTTATAGTCGCCGAGGCTAAAGTAAGCAATTCCTAAATTTCCCAGCGCTATTCCTTCCCCAAGTAAGTCTTGTTTTGAGCGTGCGATCGCTAAACTTTGTTCCTGGTAATCAATCGCTTTAGCATAATCTCCCTGAGCTAGGTAAGCAATTCCCAAGTTTCTTAAAGTAGTAAGTTGCCAATTTTTATCGGGTAATGCTTGTGTAATTGCCAAACTACGCTGATAGTAATCAATCGCTTTGTCATAATTTCCCAATGCACTATAAGCAGCCCCCAAACCTGCAAGTGCCTGTCCTTCTCCCAAAGAATCGCGCCGTTGTTGCGAGGATTTCAAGTGCTGTTCGTAGTATTGAGTCGATCGGGCATAGTCGCCCAAAGAAAAGTAAGAAACTCCCAAATTGTAAAGGGCAATTGCTTCTTGTTGACGGTTTTGCAACTGGTGCGCTACGGCTAAATTCTGGTTATAGCATACGATCGCTTTACTATAGTCGATAGGCACGCGGTTTCTTGTCTGCCGATTTTCTAATATTTGCCAATTTTCCTGGCATTCTTTGATTTCCCTATCACTTACTAAACGCGGGCGCTCTTGAGCCACCTTAGTATTTTGTGTAACTGTCCTCGGCTCAATTCCATCCGACGCAGGAGGTGAGGAAGTGAAATTTTCATTCACTGGCTGCGATATTTCCACTATTTGATTTTGCTGCGGTAATTCCCGTAAAATTTGATTTGGTTGCTGTGTATTAGCTGTTGGGTTAAGGTCTATATTTATCGAGTCTTTGGACTCGTAAAGTGGCATTTTATACACATTGGACGGTGGCTTATTCCCACCAAGCGGAGGAGGATTCGTAGTAGTTACCACGAATGGTGGAGGCTCAGGGAGCGGCGGTGGTGCTGCTGCTGGCTCAATTAGCGGCGGTAGCGGTGACTGAACTTCATTCCCTGGGTAAACCCCATCAAGTGGGGAGGGATTTACACTAATTATCGGAGGAGTTATTAACGGTGGTTGTATGAATGGTGGAGGCTCAGGCAGCGGTGGGGGTTCCTGACCTGCATTATTTCGGTTTTGGCCAAAGTTTGGCGTGTTTAAAAATTTTATTTCAATATTGCCTTGGTTGAAGTCGCTGCTCCAAGATTGCATTGGCAAAATTGCATTGTTAGCATCGCTGGTAATCGATGCTGCTGTACCGCTAGAGGTTTTTTTACCAACAAGAAATGGCTGATCACCTACAGTAAATAAAGCGTTTCCTTGATAGATAACAATTGAACCGCTTTCCTTACCTCCAGCCGTAGAAATGCTGGAATTTATACCATTTTTGTCGGTAAAAAATTCCCTTGCTATGAAAGAATCGGTAGTTTCAATATAAACAGAGCCTCCATTTCCGTTATTGCTACCCTCGGCATTAATGTAGTTAACCGTAATTTCGTGAGATCTGGCTGAACTCGAACGCTGCAAATCAACGTATAGGTTAACTTCGCCTCCCGAACCCGTCTCTGTGGAATGGGAATCAATGACACCTGTAGCGATCGCGCC
This DNA window, taken from Microcoleus sp. FACHB-831, encodes the following:
- a CDS encoding ferredoxin--nitrite reductase produces the protein MTQAEAIPGKAGKTNLDQDPAGSAYSSQNLTDADPGESGGTQNKFERIKAEKDGLVLKQELDYLAEIGWEAMEEADRDFRLRVLGLFYRSVTPGRFMLRMRLANGIITTSQMRVLAEIVQHYGDEGNADITTRQNIQLRQIRIEDVPDIFRKLKSVGLTSVQSGVDNVRNITGSPLAGIDPDELVDTRGLCQMVQDMITNMGEGNPEFTNLPRKFNIAIAGCRDNSVHAELNDIGFIPAYKNDTIGFNVIVGGMFSPKRYEASVPLNAWVPPEDVVAICRAILEVYREQGLRANRQKSRLMYLIDKLGIEKFREEIEKRFAQVGGTLPLQPAAEKEEFLWDKKDYIGVYKQKQPGLNFVGLHIPIGRMYAQDMFDLARMAEVYGSGEIRFTVEQNLIIPNIPDSRLDAFLKEPLLERFAVNPENLMRGLVSCTGSQFCGFAMIETKNRALAFIKALEAELTLPQPIRIHWTGCPNSCAQPQVADIGLMGTKGRKNGKVVEAVDIWMGGKVGHEAELGAKVMKSIPCDDLKPVLRDLLIEKFGATPKQPAVVVGAIS
- a CDS encoding NarK family nitrate/nitrite MFS transporter yields the protein MIKGLLSFNGRYRILHLSWFAFFLTFVSWFNFAPFATAIGRELALSEGQIRTVGICNIALTIPARIVIGMLLDRFGPRITFTGILIYALIPCVITATANDFNQLVWGRLLMGIVGGGFVVGIRMVSEWFPPKDIGIAQGIYGGWGNFGAAGAELGLPLVALGTAFLAGGLSNWRAAILSAGVISAIYAFIYFNNVQDTPPGKVYKRPKKSGGMEVTSVKSFWAYCLSSLGLILALGLLAWRLAGSKIAFINQTQMYIVWGLLALLYAYQTYQAWVVNRELLSGQKTYSPAERYEFGQVALLEYAYIVSFGSELAVVSMLPAFFEKTYELPHETASMIAASYPLLNFISRPSGGLISDKLGSRKWTLTALTAAIGLSYLMMSQIKAGWALPAAIAVCMFCAYFVQAGCGATFGMAPLIKKEITGQIAGNVGAYGNFGGVVFLTIFSFTNAPTLFQTMGISALICASLCAFLLKEPKGSFAESYAGEETAKSGVPKPVLVDEKEPAES
- a CDS encoding molybdopterin oxidoreductase family protein — its product is MTDSTRTLCPYCGVGCGLEVMPPAEPGKATNRDKQGNLLWKVRGDRAHTSSQGMVCVKGATIAESIDKSRLLHPMVRDNLNEPFRRVSWDEAYSKIVNRIQTVRYTQGVEALCMYGSGQFQTEDYYIAQKLLKGCLGTNNFDSNSRMCMASAIAGYVQSFGSDGPPCCYEDLELTDCAFIIGSNAAECHPIVFNRLRKHHKQNRNVKMIVVDPRKTATAEAADLHLAIRPGTDIDLLNGMAHLLMRWGYFDSVFIDECTNDFAAFADVIRHYPPEMVARKCGIRVDELETAARYWGQSSKVLSLWLLGMNQSTEGTAKVRTLINLHLMTGQIGKPGAGPFSLTGQPNAMGGRETGGSCQLLPGYRFIKNPQDRAEIEQFWGLKPGQISPYEGRFAWDMITGLETGDVSFLWIAATNPAASMPDLERTKKALLRSPFTVYQDAYYPTETSAYAHVLLPAAQWGEKTGVMTNSERVATLCQTFRKPPGEAKADWEIFAEVGRRLGFADKFAYANSAEVYAEFVQLTRDRFCDQSGLSHDLLRTEGPLQWPYPAQKQDKSHSIQNPIPRQSLGTSKTQNTKRLYTDLRFMTADGRAKFGAYHSRGLAEPPDSEYPLVLTTGRLYGHWHTQTRTGRIDKIRQMHPEPLIEIHPRDAEKLGIKDEEWVEVRSRRGIARFKAQVTAAIAKGTVFVPMHWGAIWAEQSEANALTHPEADPSSRQPELKACAVQLVPIATIATPTVSKVLSFEF
- a CDS encoding CHAT domain-containing protein, whose product is MVTKQQMSDNRSHAKLHQESKNIVKRYNSVARSPLSERILDWRSHTSSLIQQLKACNYNFAKIPGIKKLAMGGVSLLLLPLGLMSAIAVPPAGAQSIIPATDGTNTIVNPNGDRIDISGGTLSGDGANLFHSFSQFGLSQNQIANFLSNPNIRNILAGVRGGNASIINGIIQVSGGNSNLFLINPSGILFGANASLNVPANFTATTATGIGFGNGWFNVAGVNNYAALVSNPSIFAFNTQQAGAIVNAGKLVVAQGQNLTLLGGNVISTGQLSAPGGNITVATTEGGKWIRISQENSLLSLEIQPISSGEPTALPFTTQTLAELLTGKEAENSATGITVNSDRTVTLTGSGISVENGDLLVHNGRSQTTRLVSGRNLNVGSIASDLAGGSVILQAVGDIESGAIASNGGDIYLNSGGAINSSAGIINSSSNTGAAGAISLQATNDIKTGELLASSSSGNGGKITVYTTKGAIDTSRQAVNSTSLTGNGGDITFYSANSDITTNNLLASSISGKAGNINIYGGGSIFTGDIAGGNISLIGANGDINTTAGKLISNNGSIDFHALNNIATGDIISKGGNISLNVTNGDINTSLGRLDSSGVAGVGGAIALNAYRDIITGDITSNGGDINIFAFDGNINTSSGTLNSSSSNNGGAIFLDAGGAIATGVIDSHSTETGSGGEVNLYVDLQRSSSARSHEITVNYINAEGSNNGNGGSVYIETTDSFIAREFFTDKNGINSSISTAGGKESGSIVIYQGNALFTVGDQPFLVGKKTSSGTAASITSDANNAILPMQSWSSDFNQGNIEIKFLNTPNFGQNRNNAGQEPPPLPEPPPFIQPPLITPPIISVNPSPLDGVYPGNEVQSPLPPLIEPAAAPPPLPEPPPFVVTTTNPPPLGGNKPPSNVYKMPLYESKDSINIDLNPTANTQQPNQILRELPQQNQIVEISQPVNENFTSSPPASDGIEPRTVTQNTKVAQERPRLVSDREIKECQENWQILENRQTRNRVPIDYSKAIVCYNQNLAVAHQLQNRQQEAIALYNLGVSYFSLGDYARSTQYYEQHLKSSQQRRDSLGEGQALAGLGAAYSALGNYDKAIDYYQRSLAITQALPDKNWQLTTLRNLGIAYLAQGDYAKAIDYQEQSLAIARSKQDLLGEGIALGNLGIAYFSLGDYNKAIEYHQQYLTIAKASQDKIGEGRSLGNLGLAYYGLKDFARSADYHKQHLSIARQLQDRPGEGHALNNLGDALFKSGELVEAEKNLLAAIKVWESLRDGLGSNDANKVSIFETQATTYSTLQEVLIAQNKTDAALEIAERGRARAFVELLASRVSTADAINRVSTNPPTIEPLKSIAKEQNATLVEYSIIRNAFDVQNKRQINESELYIWVVQPTGEVAFKKVDLKPLWQRQKTTLSDIVANTRLAIGANGRGEKVRAWVKTGRNNNRELKQLHQLLIQPIAELLPKDANAKVIFIPQESLFMVPFAGLQDSNEKYLIEKHTILTAPSIQVLDLTHKQRQRRAKLPSVQGKDVLVVGNPTMPKIPVKLNQPPKQLNQLPGAEKEAIAIANLLNAKAIIGNRATKAAILQKMPEARIIHLATHGLLDDFTGGGVPGAIALAPSGKDNGLLSAGELLNLKLNADLVVLSACNTGRGRITGDGVIGLSRALISAGVPTAIVSLWAVPDAPTAYLMTEFYKNLQQNPDASAALRNAMLATMKQNPQPKNWAAFTVIGEAE